In Candidatus Syntrophoarchaeum caldarius, a single window of DNA contains:
- a CDS encoding ADP-ribose pyrophosphatase gives MEDTLSSEIIFDGRILRLRHDRVRLPSGREASREIVEHVGAVAGVVLLENNSVVLIRQFRKPVERELLELPAGLIEEGESPEDAILREIKEETGFCAGRLSKLLSFYIGPGFTDAEIHLFLASDLTKEEPSPDEDEMLEVVILDLDDAIAAIGSEIVDAKTIIGLLLTGALNERAA, from the coding sequence ATGGAAGATACATTATCAAGTGAGATCATCTTTGATGGTAGAATCCTGCGATTGAGGCATGATCGGGTGCGCCTACCCTCGGGGAGAGAAGCATCACGAGAGATTGTTGAGCATGTAGGTGCCGTTGCAGGGGTTGTGTTACTTGAAAATAATAGTGTAGTACTCATTCGTCAGTTCAGAAAACCTGTGGAGCGGGAGCTGCTTGAACTTCCTGCAGGTTTGATTGAGGAAGGAGAATCCCCCGAGGATGCGATTCTTCGCGAGATAAAAGAAGAGACCGGTTTCTGTGCCGGCCGTCTTTCTAAGTTGCTAAGTTTCTATATTGGACCGGGATTCACGGATGCAGAGATCCACCTGTTTCTGGCATCAGATCTCACGAAGGAGGAGCCATCACCAGACGAGGATGAGATGCTTGAGGTTGTAATACTCGACCTCGATGATGCAATCGCTGCTATCGGATCAGAGATTGTTGACGCCAAGACGATAATCGGGCTTTTGCTAACAGGAGCGTTGAATGAAAGGGCTGCATGA